A window from Bacteroidales bacterium encodes these proteins:
- the folK gene encoding 2-amino-4-hydroxy-6-hydroxymethyldihydropteridine diphosphokinase — protein MAKVYFVVGGNLGDRENYIERAISLITERVGYILRYSALYESEPWGFEHENNFLNKVLLVDTNLSPAALLLEISFIEGTLGRERNGSGYSARTIDIDILFYDRQVMLSPSLVIPHRYLHKRLFVLTPLAEIAPDFMHPLFSVSIRELLANCDDLTKVWKYQPVTVAS, from the coding sequence ATGGCAAAAGTTTACTTTGTGGTGGGTGGAAATCTTGGAGATAGAGAGAATTACATCGAAAGGGCTATAAGTTTAATAACAGAGCGGGTTGGTTATATTCTTAGGTATTCTGCTTTATATGAATCTGAACCTTGGGGGTTTGAGCATGAGAATAATTTCTTAAATAAGGTTTTGTTGGTTGATACCAACCTTAGTCCTGCTGCATTACTGCTCGAAATTTCATTTATTGAAGGGACACTCGGTAGAGAAAGAAATGGAAGTGGTTATAGTGCCCGAACTATTGATATAGATATTCTTTTTTACGATCGACAAGTAATGCTTTCACCAAGTTTGGTCATTCCGCATCGCTATTTGCACAAAAGGTTATTTGTATTAACTCCTCTTGCTGAGATTGCCCCAGATTTTATGCACCCTCTCTTTTCGGTATCAATTCGGGAGCTTTTGGCAAATTGTGACGATTTAACAAAGGTTTGGAAGTACCAACCAGTTACAGTAGCCAGTTAG
- the sppA gene encoding signal peptide peptidase SppA: MKSFFKYLLATILGLFIGSFLLLIIFMGIIGGIVSSSDKAVEVKENSLLYINLNKEIVDRASNNPLEGFNFTSFKPNSNLGLNEILKAIENAKDDPMIKGIYMEVDAVTAGAATVDEIRNALLEFKESGKFIISYSDVYSQKAYFLSTVANKIYLNPEGIVSWTGLRAEIMYYKNILQKLGVEPQIIRHGKFKSAVEPFMLEKMSPENREQTRTYMGSIWNHWVDGISKARNITTGELNRFADNMLIRNGKTSYEYKLVDSLIYKDQVLDIMKKRLGISDKKDITSVDIDDYAKIPTPLKGKGLSKDKIAVIYASGDIVMGNSTDGEIGSEGIAKLIRETRRDSTIKAIVLRVNSPGGDALASEVIWREMVLAKKVKPLIVSMGDVAASGGYYISAPADTILANPTTITGSIGVFGIYFNVQEGLNKKLGINVETVTTNKHSDFGSMYRSLTAEEREVAQLGVEDVYQAFIGHVAEGRKISVTRVDEIGQGRVWSGSNAIDIKLIDKFGGLKDAIKIAAGKAKLVNYRVTELPKQKEPFQQLIEDFTDKTKISFMKDELGIAYSHYHNLMNLLSNQGVQARIPYNIEVY, translated from the coding sequence ATGAAAAGTTTCTTCAAATATCTATTAGCCACTATTTTAGGCCTATTTATTGGGTCGTTCCTGCTTCTTATCATTTTTATGGGAATAATAGGAGGCATCGTTTCATCATCAGATAAGGCAGTTGAGGTTAAGGAAAACTCCTTACTCTATATCAACTTGAACAAGGAGATTGTTGATAGAGCATCTAACAATCCATTAGAAGGTTTCAATTTTACAAGTTTTAAGCCGAATTCCAATCTTGGGTTAAACGAAATCCTAAAAGCAATTGAAAACGCTAAGGATGATCCAATGATTAAAGGGATTTACATGGAGGTTGATGCTGTTACAGCTGGTGCTGCAACCGTTGATGAGATTAGAAATGCTCTCCTTGAATTTAAAGAATCGGGGAAATTCATTATCAGTTACAGCGATGTTTACAGCCAGAAAGCCTATTTCTTATCAACTGTAGCTAATAAAATTTATTTGAATCCTGAGGGAATTGTTAGCTGGACTGGACTTCGTGCCGAAATTATGTACTACAAGAACATTCTTCAAAAACTTGGGGTAGAACCTCAAATTATTAGACATGGCAAGTTCAAGAGTGCTGTTGAACCTTTTATGTTAGAAAAAATGAGCCCTGAAAATAGAGAGCAAACCAGAACTTATATGGGATCAATCTGGAATCATTGGGTTGATGGAATATCAAAAGCAAGAAACATTACAACTGGAGAACTTAACCGTTTTGCAGACAACATGCTAATACGCAACGGAAAAACATCTTATGAATACAAACTTGTTGATAGTTTAATTTACAAAGATCAGGTTCTTGACATTATGAAAAAGCGACTTGGTATTTCCGATAAAAAAGATATCACATCAGTTGATATTGATGATTATGCAAAAATACCAACACCGTTAAAAGGAAAAGGTCTTTCAAAGGACAAAATTGCTGTTATCTATGCAAGTGGAGATATTGTAATGGGAAATTCCACCGATGGCGAGATTGGCTCTGAGGGTATTGCCAAACTGATTCGTGAGACTAGGCGCGATAGCACCATTAAAGCAATTGTACTTAGGGTAAATTCTCCTGGCGGCGACGCTTTAGCATCGGAGGTTATTTGGCGTGAAATGGTTTTAGCTAAAAAGGTTAAACCCCTTATAGTTTCTATGGGAGATGTTGCTGCATCGGGTGGTTATTATATCTCAGCACCAGCTGATACAATTCTTGCCAACCCAACAACAATTACTGGTTCAATTGGTGTATTCGGAATATACTTCAACGTTCAAGAAGGGCTGAATAAGAAACTTGGCATTAATGTAGAGACTGTAACAACGAATAAACATTCCGATTTTGGCTCAATGTATCGCTCTCTTACTGCAGAAGAACGTGAAGTTGCTCAACTTGGAGTTGAGGATGTGTACCAAGCATTCATTGGACATGTTGCCGAAGGTCGTAAAATTTCAGTAACAAGGGTTGATGAGATTGGACAAGGGCGAGTTTGGAGCGGATCAAATGCTATTGACATTAAATTAATTGATAAATTCGGTGGTCTGAAAGATGCCATTAAAATAGCTGCAGGGAAAGCAAAACTCGTAAATTACAGAGTTACAGAACTTCCAAAGCAAAAAGAACCATTCCAACAACTAATTGAAGATTTTACGGACAAAACAAAAATTTCTTTCATGAAAGATGAATTAGGTATTGCTTATAGCCATTATCACAACCTTATGAATCTATTGTCAAATCAGGGAGTACAAGCACGAATTCCTTATAATATTGAGGTTTATTAG